The window CTTCTGGCCGACGAGGGCCTGATCGTCGCCGAGGAAGCGGGCGGGCGCAAGACGTACTCGCTCACCGAAGCGGGTGCCGCCGAGGCGGAGGAAGCAGCCGAGTCCGACGCTCCCTGGGAGGCGCCGGGGATGCGCGACAGCGGGCGCATGACGGCGCTGCCGAAGGCCGGCATGGAGCTCGCGCAGGTCGTCGCTCAGGTCGCCCGCACCGGGTCGCCGGAGCAGGTGCAGGCGGCCGTCGACGCGCTCGGCGAGACGCGTCGACGCCTGTACGCGATCCTCGCCGAGGACTGAACCCGGTGCCGTCCGCAGGTGACGGCGGAGCGGACCCGGTCGTGACCGATACTCGGGCACGCTACAACCGGATCATCCGCTTCGCCGCGCGCGCCCTCGTCCAGGTGTGGTGGTTCGAGCTCGTCCTGCCACGCCTGGGCCTGACGCGTGTGGCGAAGCGCGGCCAGCCGCAGCGGATGACGCGGCTGGCTCGTCGGTTCCATGCACTCGCGCTCGAGCTCGGCGGCCTCATGATCAAGGTCGGGCAGTTCCTGTCCTCCCGCCTCGACGTGCTGCCGCCCGAGATCACGAAGGAGCTCGAGGGCCTGCAGGACGAGGTTCCCCCGC is drawn from Microbacterium binotii and contains these coding sequences:
- a CDS encoding PadR family transcriptional regulator, with the protein product MSNPFAGAGFGGGLPGSLWDAMEQMRSSVDKRVGFRVGRGDVRAAVLLLLAEQPMHGYQIISEIAERSGGAWKPSAGSVYPTLQLLADEGLIVAEEAGGRKTYSLTEAGAAEAEEAAESDAPWEAPGMRDSGRMTALPKAGMELAQVVAQVARTGSPEQVQAAVDALGETRRRLYAILAED